CCCGTGCTCGGGAAATACAAAAAAAAAAAGCCACGTGGAGGGGATCGTTGCTTTGGGGGGCTTGTGAGAAGTCCTCTGCTAATGTCGCCGGACCCAGGTTAAAAAAGCACGCCTTGATGAAGAACTGCTTGAGGTCTCATGTGGTTCAAGTGGACGGTGCATAAAACAGCACAAGGACCGGCGCCGGTGCGGGCAAGCTGCGCAAAGGCTCTGTGCAGGGTGGGTGGGCCGGCATGATTCTTCAGCCTCACTCACCAGCATGAGACCTCTGCTGGCGCAGCCACGCGCAATCGCAACGACAGGCACCCCGAGCAACCATCGGCCGGTGCACCACGCCGCCCTGGAACTGTCTACCTGCTTGCTGGTGGCAAACGCGTGCACGCGGTGGCAACTGCTGGCCAGGGAACTGCCACAGCAACGCGTGCCTCAACAACGTCCAGGCCCTCCCACCTTCCGCGTCAGGGCGCCACCGGCAGCGACGGCCAGGACGAACACCCGTCTTCAGCAAAATATCACAGAAATGCAGCAGTAAATCAAACATATCCGAAACCGAGCCGGTCATCCCGCAACAACAAAATATCACGGAAATGCAGCAGTAAAACAAACATATCTAAAACCGAGCCGTCACCTCGCAACAACAAAATATCACGGAAATGCAGCGGTAAAACAAGCATATCTGAAACCGGGCCGTCATCTCGCAACAAAATAAAAAGCACCACGAGGAGTCAGTGGCATGCTGACGAACAAAGGTGCCAATAATTGCGTTAATTAACCACGCACTTGGCCATGATGCTAATGCCGGCGAGTCGGCGGGCTTTCCTCGGCAATCTCTATCTAAATGAGGGACTTCTATAAGAGCAGGCTAATAATCATGACTAACTTCTATCGACGATTTCGACCAATATGAATAATCTGCACTGCGACTGAGCTTAGCAGACAGCGACAGGGAGCAAGAGCCAATGAGATAACACATAGTATAAGTTTGATATGGTATACAACTACTAATAATGTAATAAAAAAGCAAATTGTAGCTCACCTAATAAACATCCGCATCCATGCTAGAATCTTAAAACACGAAATGAAAAGCTTATATCATCTTACGCTAGGCTAGACTAGGGGAGCATACCCAACCGGATAAAATAACGGTCGAAACGATGCTAGATGACTGAGCTCACGCGCTGTGCGATGGCTTCAGTTTCTGAATCCAGTGCTTAAGCCCCTTCTTGTGGTCACTGCTCCTCAGCGCGTCCAGGCAGCCGCCCTGCGACATAACCGACTGGATCTTCTCCAGGGTTTTCACAATCTGCCAGAAATCCGGCCTCTTCTCAGGCTGCAACGCGCAGCACTCCTCAATCAGGGGTCTCACTACTGCTGGGCAGTAATCTTGAGGCTCCATCGCTTTCTTGTTCTGAAACAAAACCAAAGGATTTAGTCAAGGAGAGAACGCGTACATCTTCTGATTACGTTCTGCAAAGAAGGCAAACTCACACTCATAATTAAACTCTTACGTTATTCGCAACGGCATAAGCCACCTGGACTGGGGAGAGGTTCTCGAAAGGAATTCTTCCGGTCACCATCTCCCACAGCAGCAGTCCAAAGCTATATACATCCACCTTCCGGTTGTACGGCTTGCGCTTTAGCATCTCAGGGGCCATCCAGCGGTACGTGCCCTCATCGTCCACTAGGAGATCACATAACGTTTCCTCGCAGGCAATGCCGAAATCAGCAATCTTCACCTCGAACTTCTCATCAAAAAGGATGTTCTCGGGCTTAATGTCGCGGTGGACAATTCCCTGAGAGTGGATGTACTCCAACCCGCGGGCAATCTCCAGAGCGATGGATATGGTCCTCTCCAGAGGGAGGGGGTGGTGCTCTGGGTTGTGCAGGTATGACCTCAAGGAACCTCCAGGAAGAAGCTCCGTAATAATGTAATAAACCGGTCCACATCTATGAGCCGCTACAAGCTGCATTAAGAAGTTGCCAACAAAATGAAATCAGAAGTTACCAACAAAATGAAATGAGACAAGGTTAATCAATAACGAGGCATGATTCACTAATATTACGGACTGTGGTCAGCTCATATAATAAATAAACTTATTGGTGAGTATTTTGAGCACTTGACGGCACACTGAAAATAGCAACGGTGCTTATCCTAAGATAACATCAACTTAATTTTCTTCTTCTGAAGGTGTATAGCAAGTTGGCAGACAATCATGAGTTGATTATAACAAAAGGTTCAACCAAGATATATCCTCAAAGTATTTTTCTATTGCAAAAAAAGGAGCATGAACGTGCCCGTGTGATTTTATTAGATTGCATGACCACTATAAGGCTAAGGGAAAAAAATCAAACCAAACACTCTGCACTATCTATGCCCAGAGATATAATAAGAAAAACAATACATCTTGAAAAGTCTGAATGTAATTATACCTTGATCACATTCTTATGATGCAGATGAGACAATGCATTGATCTCAGTGTTATATTGTTTGTCAAGCTTTGCAGCTATTATCCCACCAGCATCAGGCTTAGGCCGGCGGATAAATTTAAGTGCAACCGGCTTATTGTCGTAAAGTCCTTTGTATAGCCGGCTATGTGCCCCAGAAGCAAACCTATGGCCAACAAGCAGCTTGGTTGGATCAAGTTCCCAATCAACTGTAGATTGCACCGCTTGAGCCATGCTAACCGTACGGCTCCTCACAGTCTCTACTGCACTAACCCTCCTCCTTCCCCCATTGTCAAAGTATCTTCTGGTCCATGAGCTATCCTTCTGAGAATTGTGCTTATCAGAGACCACCAGAGTCGAACACCAATCAGGGCTTGGACCCATATCACACCCTTCCCTGCCCAACGATTTGCCATAGACGCTTTTATCAGATCCCACACGCTTCGGGGGAGGGCTTGTGAACCTCTGACTGCTGGCCCTCGCTTCCCTGAATGTATCTGAAGGCACTACGCTGGGAAGAGGGGACTTGGATCTCAGCTTGTGAGGAGATCCATTAGCCTTTTGATGAAGGTTGGAGCCCTGACTTGTGTGTGCATTATTTAAGTAGCTAAGGAGCATCATCGAGCTTGGGCTCTTGACCAGGCTCCTCGCCCTTGGGGCCTTGGATTTCTCAGACTTTGCCGGAGGGCTCAAAGGAATCTCCAAACTCATCTTCTGCTTGCTGGCCTTCTTCTCATTAGGCTGAAGTGAGGCTCGAAGTGATGGCAAACTAGCAGTATGCTTCAGCGCAGCCACTGTTTCATCATTGCCTCGATCAATGGGCATCGTCACACACTTACTCATGCTCACAAACCTCTGAAGTCTCTGCTCCACATCCCTGCCAAGAGGAGCCACATGCACCCCATGGGAACTAACCCTTGTGTAGACGGTGTGCGAAAACTTAGTCCTCCTAACCCAGGAGGTCTCCGTGTCCATATTGCCGGGAACTAAGGACACGGGGAAACGCTGTCACAAGTGATCAGACTCCAACTTTGGAAGCTTGGATTAGCATGAACCACATGTCGAAGTGAAATTTCGAACAGAAGTCACAAGAAACGCCGCCGGGAGACCTTAGGCCAGGAATCGCAGCGATTCCTCGACCCATTTGCTGCCAAATTCTTGCCGCAAGTTGTAAAAAAGATGGGTGATGCACAAAGAGGTCAAGGGTCTGTTCAGTATCAAACAGATCCCTGAATCTTGCTGAAGAACCCGCGGCAGCCTGGCCTTCTCAAGTATCCTGAAATACAACACGAGGAAGAAAAGATTGTGAGCTGAACTTGGTACGCAACCGGTAGTATTATACGGGCAATTATTGCTTATATAAAATGTCCTGTTCAGCGAATAAAAAACAAAGCAATATTGATCATTATCGGCGGGCATACATAGTTGAATACTCATTTGTAAATCAATAATGATTTGACTTCTTCTCAAGAATTAGCAGAATACAGGCACGAGCAGTTGGAATAACGCGGTTTTTTGACAGTTGGATTGCAGTGAAGCATTAGAGAAACTGCAGGAGCAAAAATTATGACCCGAACAAGCATCATCCAGACCATTTGATTTTCTAGTGAAGACATCGACTTTTCACGCAACGAGACGTCAGATTATGGGGCAACAATTCTCGCGACAAAAAATGAAAACGCGCAAAGCAAGATCTACTATTCCTTTTACCAAGATTATTATTAAATCCGAACACCCCGCCGGTATTATGACTTCCCAAACCACGACCGGAGAACATCTCAGGATAAGTTCAGACTCGGCAAACAGCACCTGAACTTTTCGACTCGACAATGGAGGGTAGGCAAAAGAAGTTCATCTAGGCAAAAAAACCGGACAAATCCAAAAGGCAATGATACGAAAGCAGACGCAGGCCTCGCACAGATTTGCACAGTAACGGCATCGAAAACCCGAGGCGTACTATGAGCACAATGGTAAAGCAATCCGGAGCAGAGAGCTCGAAGAAACTTGAGCACTAGTAACCGGCGAAAAAGGATCCGCAAACAAACAGCGAACTTGCCTTTCAGACGAATGAATTCGATCGAGAAGCACCGAAAGCCGAGCTCACGTCTACGGACACACCAAGATAGACAGCCGACGGCTTTCCAAACGAGCATCCGGAGAGAAGCGGAAGAAGGAGAAAACAATAATCCGAGATGAGATGAGACGTGAGGGAGGAGGAGCAAGAAGCCAACCAACCTTCCTTCCTCGAGGCGGCCGGGAGGTTGAGGGAGCCGAATCCGGATCAGAATGCCTGGCTTGCTGGCAGGTTCAGGTCCCAACCTCCTCCCTCTTATCCCCTCCCCTCTTTCCGCGGCGAGCTCGAGTAACAGAACCGAATCTGATCGGCCGAGGAGTCCGGGAGGGCGGGCGGGTGGATATCAGCAGCCAGGACGACGCATTCAAGGCCCGCACCAGAAAGAAAGAAAAGGGGCCCGGCCGCCCGCCCGGCCGCGCTGACACCCTGTCCTCCTCCCTCGCGCGCGGCGGTGGCCCGTGCCGTGTAGCCAGCCGGTGGGGCGCGCGTACGTACGCGGTACGCTGCTCCCCGTACAGCCCCGGGACTCCTgcctctctcctctcctctcccctcccGAGCGCGCACGGCTCTTCTATCTATACTATACTACCTCTCCTACCCCAACCGCATTCAGAGGAGGACCCGTCCGCGATACGGGAAGTCCCCGGGGGGCACGGCAGCAGAGGGGCACCGCCGCACCGGCTAGGGCGACCCGGTGGTGGGGCTGACAGGTGTCGATGGTGGCATGTGCGGGGATACAGACTACAGAGAACTGTCCAGCAAGATTAGGAAAGGAGTCAGTtttggaggtggaggtggaggtggaggaggagtCAATGCCCGCAGCAGAGACAAGCCAGGTGAGGTAGGAGAGGGGAGGGCCGGGCTTGGCTCGCTCGTCCGTTGTGGAGTGTGGGGTGGCGGGCGGAGGTGGACGGAGAGGGACTGCGGGGTTGAGAATGTCGAGCCCTTTCCGCACGAAGAAAGCAGCCGGGCGTTTCTCCTCGGCGGCCTCCCTGACCCCTCCTTTTCCCTTCCCCACATTCTTTGCTGCCATTattggtgatggtgatggtgatccCTCGTAAGCTAAGGATGGGATTCTGCGCGTCATAATCCTTAATGCTTTCTTTTTCTGTAAAATGTACAGTACTAGTGTAGCTGCAATTTTTCTGAGGCTGCGGTGGTTTTTAGGCTGAATGATGATATTTGTGAAGTCTGTTTAGGGGTTGTGAGGAGAGTGGGAATTGGTGGATCATTGTAGCTTACTGTTTATGGCAAAAAGGGAGGACCAATTTTTTCAATTGCTCGTCTTTTTGACACGGCTTATTTGGGTCCATGCAACATAAGACTAGGAAGGTTTGCAAGGAAACGGGATGTTGCCGACCTCTGCTTCTGCGAGAAATTTTTGTGCTCATGCTCATGTAGGATTATGTGTGTGTCATGattctcttttttttttcttgTAACGTGTATTTATCCTTGGGCTGATATTTATTTTGACGATAAAAGGCAGGCGCTCTGCCAGGTTTCATATAGATATGGAAAAACAGAAAGTGTACAAAAGATACTTACAAGACTAAAAAGCTCTAGAAATTACATGCCATTGCCATAGCTAAACCCAAGTGGACAAGGTTCTCCCTAACGAGGTAAGCAACATCTAACACATGTAAAGAGGCGTTCTGGAAAAGCCTTTGATTCCTCTCTTTCCATACATGCCACACACACATAAATGAACACCCTGCCAAAGTGCTTCCGCCTCGAATGTTCTTCTTCCACCAGTCCTCGGGCATGGAAAAAAACCCAGGGCCGAGCTTGGCATGATCGAGGACCAGCCAGCAACGATACTCCAAACGCTTCGGACCAAAAGGCATCCCTGAGAGAGATGCTCGTTTGTTTCAAATTCGGTGTTACACAGACTCCAAACCTCCTCGTGAGGCCAACCATGGACAACAAGATGATCCGCGGTTAGCGCTTTCCGGTGAAGGTGGAGCCAAACGAACAACTTGCACTTTGGCTCAACTTTGGCCTCCCAAATCTTGTGTGCCTCGAAAGGAATCGACGCACCTTCAAATTGCACCCTATAGGTTGAAGCCGCGGAGTAGATACCAATCGCCGAAGCCATCCATGTGATGGCATCTGGAGTAGCCGGGTCAAGATGCACATCTTAAAGAGAAATCCATAGGCCGACAAACTCACAAATTTGAATAGTC
This window of the Triticum urartu cultivar G1812 unplaced genomic scaffold, Tu2.1 TuUngrouped_contig_6639, whole genome shotgun sequence genome carries:
- the LOC125530893 gene encoding probable serine/threonine-protein kinase DDB_G0267514 — protein: MDTETSWVRRTKFSHTVYTRVSSHGVHVAPLGRDVEQRLQRFVSMSKCVTMPIDRGNDETVAALKHTASLPSLRASLQPNEKKASKQKMSLEIPLSPPAKSEKSKAPRARSLVKSPSSMMLLSYLNNAHTSQGSNLHQKANGSPHKLRSKSPLPSVVPSDTFREARASSQRFTSPPPKRVGSDKSVYGKSLGREGCDMGPSPDWCSTLVVSDKHNSQKDSSWTRRYFDNGGRRRVSAVETVRSRTVSMAQAVQSTVDWELDPTKLLVGHRFASGAHSRLYKGLYDNKPVALKFIRRPKPDAGGIIAAKLDKQYNTEINALSHLHHKNVIKLVAAHRCGPVYYIITELLPGGSLRSYLHNPEHHPLPLERTISIALEIARGLEYIHSQGIVHRDIKPENILFDEKFEVKIADFGIACEETLCDLLVDDEGTYRWMAPEMLKRKPYNRKVDVYSFGLLLWEMVTGRIPFENLSPVQVAYAVANNNKKAMEPQDYCPAVVRPLIEECCALQPEKRPDFWQIVKTLEKIQSVMSQGGCLDALRSSDHKKGLKHWIQKLKPSHSA